In Gammaproteobacteria bacterium, the DNA window AATATCCAATCCGATCACCGCTGCGTTAGTATTCATCTGGGCTCCACCTCCTGACGATAGCGCGTTGACCGATTCAACCCGCTTGGCGCATTGTGACGCCGTTGAGTAAGGGGGTGGAGTCCATTGCATTAGGGTGGGCAACGCCTTTTTGCCCACCCTACATTTTTTTATTCCCTCCCCTGCGCAGCGGGGGGTGAGGCAGAGTTTTCGCGAGTGTCCGGTGGACACTCGCGCCGCCGAACGGGCGCGCTGAAGTTAGCGCGCACTGGGCGGGAATGGTTAGGGTGGGGGCGTTTGTGGTTGTTGTTCGTTCCAGTGCGATTCCGGTGTCGATATGTCGCTACCGTCCAACGGCTGATATTCCGGTCTCGGAATTTCAATCTTATCGATATCAATCGTTGGACTCTGCTCGACCCAGCTCGTCACCAAGCCCGGCCAGAAGATGACGACCAAAACCATCACCAGCTGCAGCCCCACCCACGGCAACGCGCCGAGGTAGATCTCGCTGCTCTTCACTTGCTTCGGCGCGATGCCGCGTAAATAACACAATGCGAAACCGAACGGCGGATGCATGAATGACGTCTGCATGTTCACGCATAACAACACGCCGAACCAAATTAAGTCGATGCCCATGTTGGCGGCAACGGGAGCGAGCATCGGCACGATGATGAAGGCGATCTCGAAGAAATCGAGGAAGAACGCCAAGAAAAATACGAATAGGTTAACGAATACCAGGAAGCCGACGACGCCGCCGGGTAACGACGATAAGTGATGCTCGATCCAGCGGCTGCCGTCCACACCCTGGAATACCAGACTAAAAATGGTCGAGCCGATCAGAATGAAAATCACCATGGCGGTGATGCGCATGGTGGTTTCCATGCCTTGTTGCACCAGCGGCCACGACAAGCGTTTGTGCAGCGCCGCCAAAACCAGGGCGCCGACGGCGCCCATGGCGCCGGCTTCGGTCGGGGTCGCCAAGCCCATGAAAATGGTGCCGAGTACGAGGAAGATCAGTACCAGCGATGGCACCATGCCCCACAGCACGCGTTTGATCAGCGGCCAACCGTGCAGTGCGCGTGCCGACTTCGGTAGCGGCGGTACCCACTGCGGTTTAATCAGCGAGATGACGAAGATATAAACGATGAACAACAGTGTTTGCAGGATCGACGGGCCGATGGCGCCGGCGTACATATCGCCGACCGAGCGGCCGAGTTGATCGGCAAGCACGATCAGCACCAGTGAGGGTGGAATCAGTTGCGTGATCGTGCCGGACGCAGCGATCACACCGGTCGCGGTCTTCATGTCGTAGCCGTAGCGCATCATGATCGGCAACGAGATCATGCCCATGGCGATGACCGAGGCAGCGACTGTGCCGGTGATGGCGCCGAGAATCGCGCCGACGATGATGACGGCGTAGGCGAGGCCGCCGGGCACCGGCCCGAATAATTGACCGGTTCCTTCGAGCAGGTCCTCGGCCAGACCGCAGCGCTCGAGGATCGCGCCCATGAAAGTAAAGAACGGAATCGCCAGCAGCAGCTCGTTCGACAAAATACCGAACACGCGCAGCGGCAACGCCTGTAAGAAATCGACGGTGAAGAAGCCGAGTTTGATACTGACGAAAGCGCTGACCAAGCCCAGTGCCGCCAG includes these proteins:
- a CDS encoding TRAP transporter large permease subunit produces the protein MITVEMMPPLMFGALVIVMLLGYPVAFSLAALGLVSAFVSIKLGFFTVDFLQALPLRVFGILSNELLLAIPFFTFMGAILERCGLAEDLLEGTGQLFGPVPGGLAYAVIIVGAILGAITGTVAASVIAMGMISLPIMMRYGYDMKTATGVIAASGTITQLIPPSLVLIVLADQLGRSVGDMYAGAIGPSILQTLLFIVYIFVISLIKPQWVPPLPKSARALHGWPLIKRVLWGMVPSLVLIFLVLGTIFMGLATPTEAGAMGAVGALVLAALHKRLSWPLVQQGMETTMRITAMVIFILIGSTIFSLVFQGVDGSRWIEHHLSSLPGGVVGFLVFVNLFVFFLAFFLDFFEIAFIIVPMLAPVAANMGIDLIWFGVLLCVNMQTSFMHPPFGFALCYLRGIAPKQVKSSEIYLGALPWVGLQLVMVLVVIFWPGLVTSWVEQSPTIDIDKIEIPRPEYQPLDGSDISTPESHWNEQQPQTPPP